In the Leucoraja erinacea ecotype New England chromosome 32, Leri_hhj_1, whole genome shotgun sequence genome, one interval contains:
- the rps25 gene encoding 40S ribosomal protein S25 isoform X1: protein MLFDPLSYYSSLCFITGRVAQNALIISLVPITQRVLNLWNSLPQKPPKDDKKKKDGSKGGKKDKDPVNKTGGKAKKKKWSKGKVRDKLNNLILFDKATYEKLLKEVPNYKLITPAVVSERLKIRGSLARAALQELLSKGMIKLVCKHRAQVIYTRNTKGGDAPAAAAAAAVAEDA, encoded by the exons atgctgtttgacccgctgagttactacagttctTTGTGTTTTATCACAGGGAGAGTTGCACAAAATGCCTTAATCATCTCTCTAGTGcccatcacacagagagtgctgaatctctggaactctctgccacagaag CCTCCTAAAGATGACAAGAAGAAGAAAGATGGAAGTAAAGGGGGCAAAAAGGACAAAGATCCAGTGAACAAGACTGGAGGCAAGGCCAAGAAGAAG AAGTGGTCAAAAGGAAAAGTAAGAGACAAGCTGAACAACTTGATCCTGTTTGACAAAGCCACCTATGAGAAACTCTTGAAAGAGGTACCGAACTACAAACTAATCACACCTGCGGTCGTCTCTGAAAGACTAAAGATCCGAGGTTCTCTGGCCAGGGCTGCCCTTCAAGAACTCCTTTCAAAGG ggatGATCAAGCTGGTGTGCAAACACAGAGCGCAGGTCATCTACACGCGAAACACCAAGGGAGGGGATGcccctgccgctgccgccgccgctgctgttgCTGAAGATGCATAA
- the rps25 gene encoding 40S ribosomal protein S25 isoform X3, whose protein sequence is MPPKDDKKKKDGSKGGKKDKDPVNKTGGKAKKKKWSKGKVRDKLNNLILFDKATYEKLLKEVPNYKLITPAVVSERLKIRGSLARAALQELLSKGMIKLVCKHRAQVIYTRNTKGGDAPAAAAAAAVAEDA, encoded by the exons CCTCCTAAAGATGACAAGAAGAAGAAAGATGGAAGTAAAGGGGGCAAAAAGGACAAAGATCCAGTGAACAAGACTGGAGGCAAGGCCAAGAAGAAG AAGTGGTCAAAAGGAAAAGTAAGAGACAAGCTGAACAACTTGATCCTGTTTGACAAAGCCACCTATGAGAAACTCTTGAAAGAGGTACCGAACTACAAACTAATCACACCTGCGGTCGTCTCTGAAAGACTAAAGATCCGAGGTTCTCTGGCCAGGGCTGCCCTTCAAGAACTCCTTTCAAAGG ggatGATCAAGCTGGTGTGCAAACACAGAGCGCAGGTCATCTACACGCGAAACACCAAGGGAGGGGATGcccctgccgctgccgccgccgctgctgttgCTGAAGATGCATAA
- the rps25 gene encoding 40S ribosomal protein S25 isoform X2 produces the protein MVRPPKDDKKKKDGSKGGKKDKDPVNKTGGKAKKKKWSKGKVRDKLNNLILFDKATYEKLLKEVPNYKLITPAVVSERLKIRGSLARAALQELLSKGMIKLVCKHRAQVIYTRNTKGGDAPAAAAAAAVAEDA, from the exons CCTCCTAAAGATGACAAGAAGAAGAAAGATGGAAGTAAAGGGGGCAAAAAGGACAAAGATCCAGTGAACAAGACTGGAGGCAAGGCCAAGAAGAAG AAGTGGTCAAAAGGAAAAGTAAGAGACAAGCTGAACAACTTGATCCTGTTTGACAAAGCCACCTATGAGAAACTCTTGAAAGAGGTACCGAACTACAAACTAATCACACCTGCGGTCGTCTCTGAAAGACTAAAGATCCGAGGTTCTCTGGCCAGGGCTGCCCTTCAAGAACTCCTTTCAAAGG ggatGATCAAGCTGGTGTGCAAACACAGAGCGCAGGTCATCTACACGCGAAACACCAAGGGAGGGGATGcccctgccgctgccgccgccgctgctgttgCTGAAGATGCATAA